Sequence from the Sphingomonas koreensis genome:
CGCCGGTCTTGTCGAGCTTGATGTTGACCATCTGGTAGCGCGACGCGAGCCGGTCGAGATCGGCGGTGACATGGCAGGATTCGTCGGCGCAGGTCGGCACCAGCCCGCGGAACCCTTCAAGCGCGGCATCTTCTGCGGCGGGTAAGGGCTGCTCGAGAAATTCCACCTCCAGCTCGGCAAGCATCGGCTGAAGCGCTTCGACCTGCGCCATCGTCCATGCCTCGTTGGCATCGACCACCAGCCGCGACCCGGGCACTTCGGGACGGATCGCACGCAGGCACGCCTCGGGCTCGTTGCCGTCGACCTTGACCTTGACGATCGCCGCGCCGCGGATCTTCCGCGCTGCCGCCGCCATCGCCTCGGGCGTGTCGATGCCCAGCGTCAGCGCGGTGTGAACCGGCACGACCGCGATCGGCGGCGGCACACTGCCCAGCTTCATCTCGAGATCCCACAGCGCGCTGTCGACCGCATTGCGGGCCGATCCGGGCGCCATCAGCGACCGCAGATCCTCACGCCCGGCGCCCTCCGCAATCGCAGCCTCGGCCGCGCGCAGCTGTTCGGTCACGCTCTCGACGCTCTCGCCGTACCGCGCGGTGACGGAGCCCTCGCCGCGTCCGGTCACCCCGTCCTGCACGATCGACACAACCGCAAGGTCGATGGCCGTCCGTGCCCCGCGCGAGATGCGGAACGGCGTGTGCAGCGCGCGCTGCTCGATCCCCGCGGTTACAGTTCGAAGCATTGGCCGAGCCGGTCGATGATCCGTCCGACGCCGTGCCGCACGGGATCGGCGCAGGGCAGCCCCAGCGCATCCTCGGCCGCGCGGCACGCGGTGATCGCCTCCGCATCGTCGAGCCCCTGCGTGTTGAGCGCGATGCCCACTGCGATGACATCGGGATTGGTCAGCCGCGCCGCTTCAAGATTGCGGTCGAGGCAGGTGCGCAGATCGGGCACGCGGTGCGTCTTCATATGGCGGATGATCTCGCGCCCGGCCTCATGGCAGAGCACCAGCGCATCCGCTTGCGCGCCGTGCAGCAGGCCGAGCGACACGCCCGCATAGGAAGGATGGAACAGCGACCCCTGTCCCTCGATCACATCCCAGCCACCATCCTCGCGCGCGGGCGAAAGCTGCTCGACCGATCCCGAGATGAAGTCCGCGACGACGGCATCGACGGGCATGCCCGATCCCGCGATCAGGATGCCGGTCTGGCCGGTGCCGCGGAAATCCGCCGCGATGCCGCGCGCGCGCATCTCGCGCTCCAGCGCCAGCGTCGTGTACATCTTGCCGACCGAGCAATCGGTGCCGACGGTGAGCAGTCGCTTGCCCGCGCGGGGCGCGCCATTGCCGACCTTCAGCTCCTTGGGCGGCTCGCGCACGTCCCAGAGCGTCCGGCCGAGTTCGGCGGCGCGCGCGGCGATCTGCGGCTGATCCGACAGGCGTTCGTGCAACCCGCTGGCGATATCGAGTCCTGCCTCCATCGCAGCGATCACGTCCGCCACGGTCGCCGGCGCCATCACGCCGCCTGCATTGGCGACGCCGATCACCATCGTGCGCGCGCCCGCCGCGACGGCTTGCGCAAAGTCCATGTCCGGCACGCCAAGGTCGATCGGCGAACCGGGAGAACGGACCTGGCCGACCGCCCATTCGGGCCGCCACACCGCGATACCGCGCGCCGTCTTGGCGGAAATCGGATCGGTCGCCTGGGCGATGTACAGCAGATAGGGCGGCTTGCTCATAGGTGATTGGATTCCCCGAAAGATGATCGGGTTGAACGGGAAAGCGCCGGTTTCGCCAATAGAAAATAGCGGGCCGGGCCATAGCCCCGGGCTATGCCAGCCAGCCAAATATGTGCACGCTTCGCAACGGGCGACCCTTGCCTCGTGCCGGTCACTTCGTTCTACTGAAGCAACGTTCCGGTCGCGCCGCATGAGGACGCGGCACCCGCCAGCGAACGTCAACGACGAACCAGACAGAGGGGCCCCACAGCATGAAGATTCAGTCGACCCAAGCGATGTGCCGCGCATGAAGCTGGTGAACGCATGGTTCGCGACCGCGCTGTGGAAGCGCGTGGTTGCCGGTATGGTCCTTGGCCTGCTGCTCGCGCTGGTCTGGCCTGCCGCCGCGCCCAAGGTCGCGATCCTTGGCGAGCTGTTCGTCCGGCTGATCCGGATGCTGGTCGTGCCGATCGTCTTCATCAGCATCGCGTCGGGCATCACCGCGCTGGGCGATACAAGAAAGCTGGGATCGGTGGGGCTGCGCACCGTCGGGCTGTTCGCGCTGACGACGCTGACGGCGGTCGCGATCGGCATGACGGTAGGCATGCTGCTCGAGCCGGGCGTCGGTGCCAATGTCGGCGGCGGCGCCCCGCGCGAACTCGGCGCGGCCAAGACCGTCTATGAGCAGCTGGTCGGCATCATCCCGCTCAACATCCTTCAGGCGATGGTCGAGGGCGACATGCTCGCGATCCTGTTCGCCGCCACCCTGCTGGGCGCCGGGGTCATCGCCGCGGGCGATGCGGGCAGGCCGGTCGCAGGCTTCCTCCAGTCGCTGTCGGCGGTGCTGTTCCAGGTCATCCGCATCGTGATGGAGGTGACCCCGTTCGGCGTGTTCGCGCTGATCGCGGGCGCCGTCGCGGCCAATGGCCTGACGGTGTTCACGCATATCGGGCTGCTCGCCGCAGCGGTGGCGATCGCCTCGCTGCTCCAGATCCTGATCGTCCATTCGCCGCTGATACGCTGGGGCGCTGGCATGCCGGTGCCGCGTTTCTTCCGCAGCATTGCCGACGCGCTTGCGGTCGCCTTCTCGACCGCCTCCTCCTCGGCAACCCTGCCCGTTGCGCTGCGCGTCGCCTGCGACCGGCTGAAGATCGACCGCGCGATCGCCTCCACCACGCTGCCGCTCGGCGCGAGCATCGGCAAGGACGGGACGGCGATGTATGTCGGGCTGCTCAGCGTCTTCGCGCTTCAGGCGTTCGGCGTGCAGATCGACGCGGGGGTGTTCCTGACCCTGTTGTTCGTCGGCGCGCTCACCGCGTTCGGTACTGCGCCGATCCCCTCGGCATCCTTGTTCATGCTGACCGCGGTGCTGCCCACCGTCGGCGTGACGCCCGAGCAGACCGCCTTGCTGGTCGGCTTCATCCTGCCGTTCGACCGGCTGCTCGACATGACCCGCACCGTCCCCAGCGCCTGCGCCAACCTGACCGTCTGCACGATCGTCGCGCGGACCGAGGGGGCGATCGGGAACGAGCCGCACGCCGAAGTGGAGAGCACCGCCGCCTGATGGCGGCGGTGCCGAAACCTCAGGCCGGGACCGGCTCGCCCCGCCCCCGCAACAGCCGCGCGACGCCGATCGTCAGCAGCGGGAGCACGAACACGATCAGCGTCGCGATCGCCATCGCGCGATAGCCGTTGGCGATCAGCGCGACGAGGCCGATGGCGCTCGCGATGAACACCGATCCGATCGTCACCGCCGCGGGAACGGCGATGCGCACTGATTGCGGCATCGCCTTGCCGCGACGCTGATAGGCAGCATCGATCCGCGCATTGAATGCCTGGACGAAGCCGACGCTGCATTCGAGCAGCGCGAAGAACACCATGATCTGGAAGGCGAGGTGGAACAGCGGGCTGCCCAGCGCGTCGAGAACATAGTTGGACGGCAGCTCCTCGTTCACGATGCCCGGATAGAAGCCGACAAGGCAGACGAAGAAGGCGATCGCCGGGGCCATGGCCAGCGGCCCCGCGAGCAGGCCGGAGACGACCGCGTCGCGCCCGCTGCGCAGATGCCGCAGCACGGGCAGGATCAGCACCGCGCCGATGACGTTGTACGAGGCATAGGTGACCCCGCCCATGAACCAGCCCGTCGTCGGCACCGGCATCGCAAAGCCCGCGCGGATCTGCGGCGTGAACTGCCACAGCACCATCACCAGGAAGATCGCATAGACGCCATAGAGCAGGATCGAGACATATTTGAACACCGCCTCCGCCGCGCCCTGCCCCGCCGCGCACACCACCAGCACCGCACCGACCAGCGCAAGCGTTCCGACGATGTGCGGCAATCCGAACATCGCCGCGCCGATCGCCCCCGCCGCCGATCCGAACACCGACAGGACCAGGATCAGGAAGCCGAAATAGATGATCTCGAACGCGATATCGAAACGGCCGAGCAAGGGACGGAAGAAGCTCTGATAGTCCGTCGCCCCGACCGCATAGGCGAAGCGGAAGGTGATCGCGCAGATCACGCTCCACATCACCATCGCCAGCAGCATCCCCCACAGCCCGCCGACCGGACCCGTAGGCATGAAGAATTCGACCAGCTCGCGCCCGGTGGCGTAACCGCCCCCGATCACGACCGCCTTGAACGCG
This genomic interval carries:
- a CDS encoding dipeptide epimerase, with product MLRTVTAGIEQRALHTPFRISRGARTAIDLAVVSIVQDGVTGRGEGSVTARYGESVESVTEQLRAAEAAIAEGAGREDLRSLMAPGSARNAVDSALWDLEMKLGSVPPPIAVVPVHTALTLGIDTPEAMAAAARKIRGAAIVKVKVDGNEPEACLRAIRPEVPGSRLVVDANEAWTMAQVEALQPMLAELEVEFLEQPLPAAEDAALEGFRGLVPTCADESCHVTADLDRLASRYQMVNIKLDKTGGLTEALDLLAGARARGLGVMVGCMISTSLAIAAAFRVAVQADCADLDGPLWLAEDRPGGIRMGEQGLMYPPEAGFWGR
- the dgcN gene encoding N-acetyltransferase DgcN codes for the protein MSKPPYLLYIAQATDPISAKTARGIAVWRPEWAVGQVRSPGSPIDLGVPDMDFAQAVAAGARTMVIGVANAGGVMAPATVADVIAAMEAGLDIASGLHERLSDQPQIAARAAELGRTLWDVREPPKELKVGNGAPRAGKRLLTVGTDCSVGKMYTTLALEREMRARGIAADFRGTGQTGILIAGSGMPVDAVVADFISGSVEQLSPAREDGGWDVIEGQGSLFHPSYAGVSLGLLHGAQADALVLCHEAGREIIRHMKTHRVPDLRTCLDRNLEAARLTNPDVIAVGIALNTQGLDDAEAITACRAAEDALGLPCADPVRHGVGRIIDRLGQCFEL
- a CDS encoding dicarboxylate/amino acid:cation symporter, which encodes MKLVNAWFATALWKRVVAGMVLGLLLALVWPAAAPKVAILGELFVRLIRMLVVPIVFISIASGITALGDTRKLGSVGLRTVGLFALTTLTAVAIGMTVGMLLEPGVGANVGGGAPRELGAAKTVYEQLVGIIPLNILQAMVEGDMLAILFAATLLGAGVIAAGDAGRPVAGFLQSLSAVLFQVIRIVMEVTPFGVFALIAGAVAANGLTVFTHIGLLAAAVAIASLLQILIVHSPLIRWGAGMPVPRFFRSIADALAVAFSTASSSATLPVALRVACDRLKIDRAIASTTLPLGASIGKDGTAMYVGLLSVFALQAFGVQIDAGVFLTLLFVGALTAFGTAPIPSASLFMLTAVLPTVGVTPEQTALLVGFILPFDRLLDMTRTVPSACANLTVCTIVARTEGAIGNEPHAEVESTAA